A single region of the Triticum dicoccoides isolate Atlit2015 ecotype Zavitan chromosome 2B, WEW_v2.0, whole genome shotgun sequence genome encodes:
- the LOC119364844 gene encoding protein LOW PSII ACCUMULATION 1, chloroplastic-like isoform X2, producing the protein MAKIRSEVLSPFRSVRMFFYLAFMASAGLGSLIALTQLLPALGNPARAAGVAETLKGLGIDVAAVAVFAFLYSRDRKASDAQVARLTREENLSRLKLRVGDGGRVVPLSELRGSARLVIVAGPAEFVAESFRRSRPFLRDLMERGVLVLPFPTDGNAPALEFGEEGDGEAEAEDEEVAGKSRRLWQLTPVYTSEWAKWLAEQKKMANVRPDSPVYLSLRMDGRVRGSGVGYPPWQAFVAQLPQVKGMWSGLFDGMDGRV; encoded by the exons ATGGCCAAGATAAGGAGCGAGGTGCTGTCGCCCTTCCGGTCGGTGCGCATGTTCTTCTACCTCGCCTTCATGGCCAGCGCGGGCCTCGGTAGCCTCATCGCGCTCACGCAGCTCCTCCCGGCGCTGGGGAACCCCGCGAGGGCGGCGGGCGTCGCGGAGACGCTCAAGGGCCTGGGCATCGACGTGGCGGCGGTGGCCGTCTTCGCGTTCCTCTACTCGCGCGACCGCAAGGCCAGCGACGCGCAGGTGGCCAGGCTGACGCGGGAGGAGAACCTGTCCAGGCTCAAGCTCCGCGTCGGCGACGGCGGCCGGGTGGTGCCGCTGAGCGAGCTGCGGGGCAGCGCGCGGCTCGTCATCGTCGCCGGCCCCGCCGAGTTCGTCGCCGAGTCGTTCCGCCGGAGCAGGCCGTTCCTCAGGGACCTCATGGAGAGGGGCGTGCTGGTGCTGCCCTTCCCCACGGACGGCAACGCGCCGGCGCTGGAGTTCGGTGAGGAGGGCGacggggaggcggaggcggaggacgAGGAGGTCGCCGGGAAGAGCAGGAGGCTCTGGCAGCTCACGCCGGTGTACACCTCCGAGTGGGCAAA GTGGTTGGCTGAGCAGAAGAAGATGGCGAATGTCAGGCCTGATTCCCCTGT GTACCTGTCGCTGAGGATGGACGGGCGCGTCCGGGGCAGCGGCGTGGGCTACCCGCCATGGCAAGCGTTCGTGGCGCAGCTGCCGCAGGTCAAAGGGATGTGGTCGGGTCTTTTTGATGGAATGGACGGGAGAGTCTAG
- the LOC119364843 gene encoding putative disease resistance protein At3g14460 has protein sequence MDWLLSTGLSATAGAWGAHAGLGDEVDRLRSVLSRVQALVEQAEQWRFANPGVADLLARLKDAACDAEDLADELATDEKQASQSLFPSARSFLRGLVTGAADRARGVRSRLEYASTDLERALAVLDAAGKATPRRAFRETSSFAGRPLVLGRDREREDVVRLLLNPLHAHDSGDGGGSAKRRKSRDGVAVLAILGMGGVGKTTLAQVVYNDQRVQDHFDLRMWVCLPESPDVTLVTKAIIESATNGAVAQTGLGNLDSLQVVLRDLVRSNRFFLVLDNAWCEDSVEFQTLIAPLKFGHPGSAILVTGRSCKVADAAGAAELLCLNGLPEEAYWELFKQYAFGDEDPADHPELVAIGKKIAHRLKGSPLAAKTVGGALSSDMSTKHWSIVMASGLWELDQGAGGILPALRLSYQYLPAYLKQCFAFCAIFPKGYIFGKETLIDMWIAEGFISPQGDFGNKCLKELLNKSFFQQHIFSDSCFVMHDLMSDLAQSLSIDECFCLTDERCLPKIPSTVRHLSVCTKHLELGKFLELGRYPKLRSLLILGMSGQDLSCSLDILFDKLSNIRVLVLRECAIKELPRNIGNLKLLRYIDISYTKIQWLPDSICQLSNLQILNVLNVPLKNHPNGLTRLVNLRKCYMNEPITSVMSNISALTSLENSLVFEIPKGQGHRIAELKDMTQLTETLHVTNLENVVKDDALKAKMNTKAHIQRLILEWSSSEAGNAEFSNAKYSQESIIVESFEPHPNLESLKLKHYSGIQTPSWLQAGNLCCLCELSLSNCHFLTEITSLPSSLRRLHIIRCRNLRSLDECLQAQSLQGIAEITVMNCSKLALLPVERFRGFASLRVLEIQNCPELPPTRKLTLPPSMEELLMRSCGHVDASLPSCLHNLSSLVTLVIYNCPNLLSLPAEIVSQLRSLRGMYVDNCSSLQSLGGLHHLSSLINLHIVNCPRLTDLDPSMFLDVGEGRGMQKLECLTISSTSLLSLMMRSTLPALKIVVLYQSTDSAVVHGPRNKKLCWCFPSVQELLFQDCGNLVALPEELCTLSTLQFLRIFNCPKIQSLPHTGLPVSLRTLSFEKCHPLLEEQLKRLKFSYNTA, from the coding sequence ATGGATTGGCTCCTGAGCACCGGCTTGTCGGCCACCGCCGGCGCGTGGGGCGCCCACGCAGGCCTCGGCGACGAAGTGGACAGGCTGCGTTCCGTGCTGTCCCGCGTGCAGGCGCTCGTCGAGCAAGCGGAGCAGTGGCGGTTCGCCAACCCCGGTGTCGCCGATCTCCTCGCGCGGCTCAAGGACGCCGCCTGCGACGCCGAGGACCTCGCGGACGAGCTTGCCACGGACGAGAAGCAGgcgagccagagcctcttcccatcCGCGCGCAGTTTCCTGCGCGGATTGGTCACCGGCGCGGCGGATAGAGCCAGAGGCGTCAGGTCTCGGCTCGAGTACGCGTCCACCGACCTGGAGCGGGCCCTCGCCGTGCTGGACGCGGCCGGCAAGGCGACGCCGCGGCGCGCGTTCCGGGAGACGAGCTCGTTCGCCGGGAGGCCCCTGGTTCTCGGCAGAGACCGGGAGCGCGAGGATGTGGTCCGTCTGCTTCTGAATCCGCTCCATGCCCACGattccggcgatggcggcggcagcgcgaAGCGACGGAAGAGCCGTGACGGCGTGGCCGTGCTGGCGATCCTTGGCATGGGCGGCGTAGGGAAGACCACTCTGGCGCAGGTTGTGTACAACGACCAGAGGGTGCAGGACCACTTCGACCTGCGGATGTGGGTTTGCCTGCCGGAATCGCCGGACGTGACGCTGGTGACCAAAGCGATCATAGAGTCGGCGACCAACGGGGCGGTGGCGCAAACTGGCCTTGGCAATTTGGACTCACTTCAGGTGGTTCTCAGGGATTTGGTCAGGTCCAATAGGTTCTTTCTTGTCCTTGACAATGCCTGGTGTGAGGACAGTGTGGAGTTTCAGACGCTCATCGCGCCACTGAAGTTTGGGCATCCTGGAAGTGCCATCTTGGTGACCGGTCGCTCTTGCAAGGTTGCTGATGCCGCCGGAGCGGCGGAACTGTTATGTCTGAATGGGTTACCGGAGGAGGCTTACTGGGAGCTGTTCAAGCAGTATGCATTCGGCGATGAGGACCCTGCAGACCATCCTGAATTGGTGGCCATTGGCAAGAAGATTGCCCATAGGCTCAAGGGCTCCCCTCTTGCTGCCAAGACTGTCGGTGGGGCACTGAGCTCTGACATGAGCACAAAGCATTGGAGCATAGTCATGGCAAGTGGGTTGTGGGAGCTTGATCAAGGTGCAGGAGGCATTCTCCCGGCTCTTCGACTGAGTTACCAGTACCTCCCTGCATACCTCAAGCAATGCTTTGCATTCTGTGCGATATTTCCAAAGGGGTATATCTTcgggaaggagactctgattgacatGTGGATTGCAGAAGGCTTCATCTCTCCTCAAGGCGACTTTGGGAACAAATGCTTGAAAGAATTGCTCAACAAGTCCTTTTTTCAGCAACACATATTCAGTGACTCATGTTTCGTCATGCATGACCTGATGTCTGATCTCGCACAGTCACTCTCTATAGATGAATGTTTTTGTCTGACTGATGAAAGATGCCTTCCGAAAATCCCTTCCACTGTTCGCCATCTGTCAGTGTGCACCAAACATCTTGAACTGGGCAAGTTTCTTGAACTGGGTAGATACCCAAAGCTGCGGTCACTTTTGATTCTCGGTATGTCTGGGCAAGATTTGAGTTGCTCACTTGATATTTTGTTTGATAAACTGAGTAATATCCGCGTGCTGGTGCTACGGGAGTGTGCGATCAAAGAGCTCCCTAGGAATATTGGCAATCTAAAACTTCTCCGGTATATCGATATCTCTTACACAAAGATCCAATGGTTGCCTGACTCCATCTGCCAGCTAAGCAATTTGCAAATTCTGAATGTACTGAACGTCCCTCTGAAGAACCATCCCAACGGTTTGACTAGATTAGTCAATCTGAGGAAATGTTACATGAATGAACCGATTACTTCGGTGATGAGCAATATAAGCGCTTTGACATCACTCGAGAACTCGTTGGTATTTGAAATTCCGAAAGGACAAGGGCACAGAATCGCCGAACTGAAGGACATGACACAGCTGACCGAAACTTTACATGTTACGAATCTTGAGAATGTTGTGAAGGATGATGCCTTAAAAGCCAAGATGAACACAAAAGCGCACATACAACGGTTGATTCTGGAATGGTCTTCAAGCGAAGCTGGTAATGCGGAATTCAGCAATGCCAAGTATTCACAAGAAAGCATTATTGTTGAATCATTTGAGCCCCATCCCAACCTTGAGAGTTTGAAATTGAAGCACTACAGTGGcatccaaacaccatcttggttgcAGGCTGGAAATCTTTGCTGTTTGTGTGAGCTCAGTCTCTCCAACTGTCATTTCCTAACTGAAATCACCAGCCTCCCTTCTTCCCTCAGGAGGTTGCACATCATACGATGCAGAAACCTGAGGAGTCTCGATGAGTGTCTACAGGCACAGAGCTTGCAGGGAATCGCGGAAATAACTGTTATGAACTGCTCAAAACTAGCATTGCTCCCTGTGGAAAGATTTCGGGGCTTTGCTTCTCTTCGCGTATTGGAAATTCAAAATTGTCCAGAGCTTCCACCCACAAGGAAACTGACCCTGCCGCCATCGATGGAGGAGTTGCTTATGAGGTCATGCGGCCATGTTGATGCGTCACTTCCATCCTGCTTGCACAACCTGTCTTCACTCGTAACCTTGGTTATATACAACTGTCCTAACTTACTGTCCCTTCCAGCAGAAATAGTTTCGCAGCTGCGATCACTCCGAGGGATGTATGTCGATAACTGCAGCAGCCTGCAATCCTTGGGTGGATTGCACCACCTTTCGTCACTCATCAACCTGCACATTGTGAACTGCCCTAGGTTGACAGACCTTGATCCCTCGATGTTTCTCGACGTCGGCGAAGGCCGGGGGATGCAGAAGCTCGAGTGCCTGACCATCAGTAGCACCTCTCTCCTTAGCCTGATGATGAGAAGCACATTACCTGCTCTTAAGATCGTTGTCCTGTACCAGTCCACCGACTCCGCGGTTGTTCATGGCCCTCGCAACAAGAAGTTGTGTTGGTGTTTCCCGTCGGTGCAAGAGCTGTTGTTTCAGGACTGTGGGAATCTTGTTGCACTCCCTGAAGAGCTGTGCACTTTGTCGACTCTCCAGTTCCTGCGGATATTCAACTGTCCGAAGATCCAGTCGTTGCCACATACGGGCTTGCCGGTCTCCCTGAGGACATTGTCCTTCGAGAAGTGCCACCCGTTGCTGGAGGAGCAGTTAAAGAGGCTCAAGTTCTCCTACAATACGGCGTAG
- the LOC119364844 gene encoding protein LOW PSII ACCUMULATION 1, chloroplastic-like isoform X1 produces the protein MAPRPIPSSPATVSLPAPLLLLPPISGKPSASFSLSSSGIARRGARCSAANKPSPPPSAAPGNEVSGGSSSSMAKIRSEVLSPFRSVRMFFYLAFMASAGLGSLIALTQLLPALGNPARAAGVAETLKGLGIDVAAVAVFAFLYSRDRKASDAQVARLTREENLSRLKLRVGDGGRVVPLSELRGSARLVIVAGPAEFVAESFRRSRPFLRDLMERGVLVLPFPTDGNAPALEFGEEGDGEAEAEDEEVAGKSRRLWQLTPVYTSEWAKWLAEQKKMANVRPDSPVYLSLRMDGRVRGSGVGYPPWQAFVAQLPQVKGMWSGLFDGMDGRV, from the exons ATGGCCCCGCGGCCGATCCCCTCCTCTCCCGCCACCGTCTCCCTGCCCGCCCCGCTCCTCTTGCTGCCGCCGATCTCTGGGAAGCCGTCGGCCTCTTTCTCCTTATCCTCCAGCGGCATAGCACGCCGCGGCGCCCGGTGCTCCGCggcgaacaagccctcccctccccCTTCCGCCGCCCCGGGCAACGAGGTAAG cggcggcagcagcagctccATGGCCAAGATAAGGAGCGAGGTGCTGTCGCCCTTCCGGTCGGTGCGCATGTTCTTCTACCTCGCCTTCATGGCCAGCGCGGGCCTCGGTAGCCTCATCGCGCTCACGCAGCTCCTCCCGGCGCTGGGGAACCCCGCGAGGGCGGCGGGCGTCGCGGAGACGCTCAAGGGCCTGGGCATCGACGTGGCGGCGGTGGCCGTCTTCGCGTTCCTCTACTCGCGCGACCGCAAGGCCAGCGACGCGCAGGTGGCCAGGCTGACGCGGGAGGAGAACCTGTCCAGGCTCAAGCTCCGCGTCGGCGACGGCGGCCGGGTGGTGCCGCTGAGCGAGCTGCGGGGCAGCGCGCGGCTCGTCATCGTCGCCGGCCCCGCCGAGTTCGTCGCCGAGTCGTTCCGCCGGAGCAGGCCGTTCCTCAGGGACCTCATGGAGAGGGGCGTGCTGGTGCTGCCCTTCCCCACGGACGGCAACGCGCCGGCGCTGGAGTTCGGTGAGGAGGGCGacggggaggcggaggcggaggacgAGGAGGTCGCCGGGAAGAGCAGGAGGCTCTGGCAGCTCACGCCGGTGTACACCTCCGAGTGGGCAAA GTGGTTGGCTGAGCAGAAGAAGATGGCGAATGTCAGGCCTGATTCCCCTGT GTACCTGTCGCTGAGGATGGACGGGCGCGTCCGGGGCAGCGGCGTGGGCTACCCGCCATGGCAAGCGTTCGTGGCGCAGCTGCCGCAGGTCAAAGGGATGTGGTCGGGTCTTTTTGATGGAATGGACGGGAGAGTCTAG